One stretch of Eupeodes corollae chromosome 2, idEupCoro1.1, whole genome shotgun sequence DNA includes these proteins:
- the LOC129947083 gene encoding dentin sialophosphoprotein, translated as MATTLGKVDLEKLKLDVQVKFDKIREALNVREKLLLRQIDVILTSRQHKSASASASVSVLSSTNPRKSAPAGGNGTGNVTGPSPDYQEMQFITDNEENILNSIRSYGKFNLDNINLALQDLYINEDYIAPGIDHDTMYKCLSNNSSDASNGNNDEESIVVDFSTNKKLIRDNVSCMNESIINITLNEAKELIRKSNKLSGTATSIATETDAPIMPLNLEGILDEDEFDVDEDDGMPAPTHSKSSQTVENKRKSRFKPKITINNCNGTINLKNISNLTINCATEESFKATEVNSATTNKNGDLPKSTTVTTTTTSTSSAGSNHSNSSGNSASSSNAISPKQNVNNRHHVADDVEFNDDDRSATCEFYNRLLNEIKNSLKQKSPRIITDNQQRYSVAAVGVDNDNNDDGDDERQPVTSTTTTDDSNGNESSSLNTSQSVVAPNKKLVLRNFENLKIILEANDNSDVMRPVQIEQWLAEIISETEIEPMQNTDILEHSKIHGETC; from the exons ATGGCGACGACATTGGGAAAAGTTGACTTGGaaaag CTTAAGCTAGATGTTCAAGTAAAATTCGATAAGATTCGCGAAGCCTTAAATGTCCGGGAGAAGCTTTTATTGCGACAAATCGATGTTATCCTCACCAGCCGACAGCACAAAAGTGCATCTGCATCTGCATCTGTGTCTGTATTATCCTCAACAAATCCAAGAAAAAGTGCTCCTGCTGGTGGCAATGGAACTGGAAATGTTACTGGCCCATCCCCAGATTACCAGGAAATGCAATTCATCACCGATAATGAGGAGAATATCTTGAATTCCATACGATCATATGGAAAATTCAATCTGGACAACATCAATCTGGCCTTGCAGGATTTATACATAAACGAAGATTATATTGCTCCCGGGATCGACCATGACACGATGTACAAGTGCCTGAGTAATAATTCAAGTGATGCCAGCAACGGCAACAACGACGAGGAATCAATTGTTGTTGATTTCTCAACGAACAAGAAACTCATTCGTGACAATGTCAGCTGCATGAATGAGTCGATAATCAATATAACACTAAACGAAGCCAAAGAATTGATAAGGAAGTCAAACAAGCTGTCCGGAACAGCTACGTCTATCGCTACTGAAACAGACGCACCAATTATGCCTTTGAATTTGGAag GAATTCTCGATGAAGACGAATTTGATGTCGACGAGGATGATGGCATGCCAGCACCAACTCACTCAAAATCTTCTCAAACTGTCGAAAACAAACGTAAATCGCGCTTCAAGCCAAAAATCACAATCAACAATTGCAACGGCACCATCAACTTGAAGAACATCTCAAATCTAACAATCAATTGCGCTACAGAAGAATCATTCAAGGCGACCGAAGTCAATAGTGCCACCACGAATAAGAATGGCGATCTCCCAAAGAGTACTACagtcacaacaacaacaacatcgacCAGCAGCGCTGGCAGTAATCATAGCAACAGCAGTGGCAACAGTGCTTCCAGCAGCAATGCAATATCCCCCAAACAAAACGTGAACAATCGTCATCATGTTGCCGATGATGTGGAATTCAATGACGATGATCGTTCGGCTACTTGTGAATTCTACAATCGTctattgaatgaaattaaaaatagccTCAAACAGAAGTCGCCTAGAATCATCACCGATAATCAGCAGCGTTACTCCGTGGCAGCAGTTGGAGTggataatgataataatgatgatggtgACGATGAACGTCAGCCGGTGACGTCGACAACAACAACTGACGATAGCAATGGCAATGAATCATCTTCATTGAATACATCGCAATCGGTAGTGGCACCGAATAAGAAGTTGGTTCTGAGGAACTTcgagaatttgaaaattatcctGGAAGCCAATGATAATAGTGATGTGATGCGCCCGGTGCAGATTGAACAGTGGCTGGCTGAGATAATATCAGAGACAGAAATTGAACCAATGCAAAATACTGATATTCTGGAACATAGTAAGATTCATGGTGAGACTTGTTAA